A stretch of the Phoenix dactylifera cultivar Barhee BC4 unplaced genomic scaffold, palm_55x_up_171113_PBpolish2nd_filt_p 001344F, whole genome shotgun sequence genome encodes the following:
- the LOC120108465 gene encoding TATA-binding protein-associated factor BTAF1-like: protein MRGTLEEKVMILQKFKVSIANAVINGEHASLKTMNTDQLLDLFTSAPTARKGSALSSSFNGDLGKDSKSMVGGKGLKAILSGLAELWDQSQYTDEYNLRHFLAKLNG from the exons ATGCGTGGCACTTTGGAAGAGAAAGTCATGATCCTCCAGAAGTTCAAAGTGTCAATTGCTAATGCTGTCATCAACGGAGAGCATGCTAGCCTGAAAACAATGAACACTGACCAGTTGCTCGATCTCTTTACTTCTGCACCAACCGCCAGAAAG GGTAGTGCCCTTTCAAGCAGCTTCAATGGCGACCTGGGTAAAGATTCAAAATCCATGGTGGGTGGGAAGGGCTTGAAAGCCATTCTAAGTGGACTAGCGGAGCTCTGGGATCAGTCACAGTACACGGATGAATACAATCTCAGGCATTTCTTGGCAAAGCTTAATGGCTGA
- the LOC120108463 gene encoding LOW QUALITY PROTEIN: squamosa promoter-binding-like protein 15 (The sequence of the model RefSeq protein was modified relative to this genomic sequence to represent the inferred CDS: inserted 1 base in 1 codon; deleted 1 base in 1 codon) — protein MEGQVGAQVAPPLFFHQPLPDQFHEAAPLGKKRDFPWQAPAFHHGQQQHQQQQQRLMGASLLPNNNHPSGSWNPKMWDWDSLNFTAKPSADASDVLHLGTQPAAVTAEVEQRKKGEESSSALTLGKGLEEDGENLTLKLGGVNFTAAEEPVARPNKRIRSRSPGSGGSYPMCQVDDCRADLSNAKDYHRRHKVCEVHSKTTRALVGKQMQRFCQQCSRFHPLSEFDEGKRSCRRRLAGHNRRRRKTQPEDVSSRLLLPGNQENATNGNLDIASLFTSSITTAIRCNNAGRPASLPPLPDRDRLIQIISKINNLNAANTSSRLPTSGGIDLNVSQASQQGSLEQAPKGNGNPAVPSSMNLLTVLSAALAASASEAIASLSQGSSDSSGNDKTKIQCAEPATDVNSHSKPTRTFPSAGVVRTNCVGQYPIEVPEQPVQEARPSLPLQLFGPAEDDSPPKLGSAMKYXSSESSNPMEERSPSSSPPVTQKLFPLHSAEESMKHVRMLNCREDNATVELSTSHGWNAPLELFKDSQRRVENGTVQNHPYQAGYASSSGSDHSPSSSNSDAQDRTGRIIFKLFDKDPSNFPGTLRAQILNWLSHSPSEMESYIRPGCVVLSVYLSMPLIAWDQLEEDLLRRVTSLVQHSESDFWRNRRFLVRTSRQLVSHKDGKVRQCKSWRTWSAPELTSVSPVAVVSGQETSLVLKGRNLTVPGTKIHCTYMGKYTSKVLCSAYPGTIYDDSSVESFDFPGGSPKIFGRCFIEVENGFKGNSFPVIIADARICQELRALESEFDEDVQTEDQVQENGQPRSREDVLHFLNELGWLFQKTNTSSTPSSPDFSFPRFKYLLTFSVERDWCALIKTLLDILAERSSRSDALSQGALEMLLEIHLLNRAVKRKCRRMVDLLLHYSVRRGNDNKSIFLFPPNLPGPGGLTPLHLAASTEDSEGMVDALTSDPQEIGLNCWDSVRDDSGQSPYMYATMKNNHSYNSLVARKLADTRNGQVSISVGNEDISLHKSWITGEEDRPAAQPSQAVSCARCAMAGAGWLGRTPRTRGLLARPYVHSMLAIAAVCVCVCLFFRGSPQIGSVAPFKWENLDFGPR, from the exons ATGGAAGGACAGGTGGGCGCCCAGGTCGCCCCTCCGCTTTTCTTCCACCAGCCGCTCCCTGACCAGTTCCACGAAGCGGCGCCGCTTGGCAAGAAGCGGGATTTCCCGTGGCAAGCCCCCGCCTTCCACCACGGCCAGCAGCAgcaccagcagcagcagcagcgacTGATGGGCGCTTCTCTTCTTCCCAATAACAACCACCCCAGTGGCAGCTGGAACCCCAAGATGTGGGATTGGGACAGCTTGAATTTTACGGCGAAACCCTCGGCCGATGCCTCCGATGTTCTCCATCTAGGGACCCAGCCGGCGGCTGTCACTGCTGAGGTGGAGCAGAGgaagaaaggggaggagagttcCAGTGCTCTGACCTTGGGCAAGGGTTTGGAAGAGGATGGGGAGAACCTCACTTTGAAGCTTGGAGGGGTCAACTTCACGGCGGCGGAGGAGCCGGTCGCGAGGCCCAACAAGAGGATCCGGTCCAGGTCGCCGGGGAGTGGCGGCAGCTACCCGATGTGCCAGGTCGATGATTGTAGGGCGGATCTGTCGAACGCCAAGGATTACCACCGCCGGCACAAGGTGTGCGAGGTTCACAGCAAGACGACCAGGGCTCTCGTGGGGAAGCAGATGCAGAGGTTCTGCCAACAGTGCAGCAG ATTTCACCCCCTTTCTGAGTTTGATGAGGGGAAGAGGAGCTGCAGAAGGAGGCTTGCAGGACATAACCGACGAAGAAGGAAGACCCAGCCAGAGGATGTTTCCTCTCGGTTGTTGCTTCCTGGAAACCAAGAGAATGCAACCAACGGGAATTTGGATATTGCCAGCTTGTTTA CCTCGTCAATTACAACTGCAATTCGATGTAACAATGCAGGTAGACCAGCTAGCCTGCCCCCTCTACCTGATAGGGACCGTCTCATCCAAATCATTAGTAAAATAAACAATTTGAATGCTGCAAACACTTCATCAAGATTACCTACATCTGGTGGTATTGATCTAAATGTTTCACAAGCTTCCCAGCAAGGTTCGCTTGAACAAGCCCCAAAAGGAAATGGAAATCCTGCTGTACCATCATCCATGAACCTGCTGACAGTTCTCTCTGCAGCACTTGCAGCTTCTGCCTCTGAGGCTATTGCTTCTCTTTCTCAGGGGAGTAGTGACAGCAGTGGCAATGATAAAACCAAGATACAATGTGCAGAACCTGCTACTGATGTCAATTCACACAGCAAACCAACTCGAACCTTTCCTTCAGCAGGAGTAGTAAGAACCAACTGCGTTGGTCAATACCCAATAGAAGTACCTGAGCAGCCAGTTCAGGAAGCCCGGCCAAGTTTGCCATTGCAGCTGTTTGGTCCTGCTGAAGATGACAGTCCTCCAAAACTGGGATCTGCAATGAAAT TATCCTCTGAAAGCAGCAACCCCATGGAAGAGAGGTCCCCTTCATCTTCTCCTCCTGTTACGCAGAAGCTTTTCCCTCTACATTCAGCAGAAGAAAGTATGAAGCATGTGAGGATGTTAAACTGCAGGGAAGACAATGCAACAGTTGAACTAAGCACAAGTCATGGATGGAATGCACCACTTGAGCTTTTTAAGGACTCACAAAGAAGAGTTGAAAATGGGACAGTCCAAAATCATCCATATCAAGCTGGTTATGCCTCCTCCTCTGGTTCAGACCATTCACCGTCTAGCTCAAATTCTGACGCACAG GATCGGACGGGTCGGATCATTTTTAAGCTCTTTGACAAGGATCCAAGCAATTTCCCAGGGACCCTCCGTGCTCAG ATACTAAATTGGCTCTCTCACAGTCCATCAGAAATGGAGAGCTACATCCGACCTGGTTGTGTGGTCCTATCGGTTTATTTATCAATGCCACTGATTGCATGGGATCAA CTTGAAGAGGACCTTCTGCGACGAGTCACTTCGCTAGTCCAGCATTCAGAGTCAGATTTTTGGAGAAATAGGAGGTTTTTAGTTCGTACGAGTAGACAATTGGTCTCACATAAAGATG GAAAGGTCCGCCAGTGTAAATCATGGAGGACGTGGAGTGCGCCTGAATTGACCTCTGTATCACCTGTTGCTGTAGTG AGTGGGCAGGAGACTTCCCTTGTTCTTAAAGGTCGCAATCTGACAGTTCCTGGCACCAA AATCCACTGCACCTATATGGGAAAATACACATCAAAAGTTCTGTGCTCAGCTTATCCGGGCACCATATATGATGATTCCAGTGTGGAGAGCTTTGATTTTCCTGGAGGATCTCCCAAAATCTTTGGTCGTTGTTTCATTGAG GTGGAGAATGGTTTTAAAGGGAATAGTTTTCCTGTTATTATTGCAGATGCTAGAATCTGTCAAGAGCTGAGGGCCCTTGAATCTGAGTTTGATGAAGATGTTCAGACGGAGGACCAGGTTCAGGAGAATGGGCAGCCAAGATCTAGGGAGGATGTTTTGCACTTTCTAAATGAACTTGGATGGCTCTTTCAAAAGACAAATACCTCTTCCACCCCCTCCtctcctgatttttctttcccACGGTTTAAGTATCTTCTAACATTTTCTGTTGAACGAGATTGGTGTGCTCTTATTAAGACACTTCTGGATATACTTGCGGAAAGAAGTTCCAGAAGTGATGCTCTATCACAAGGAGCGCTGGAAATGCTTCTAGAAATTCACCTCTTAAACAGAGCAGTGAAGAGAAAGTGCAGGAGAATGGTAGATTTACTTCTCCATTATTCAGTAAGGCGCGGAAATGATAATAAAAGTATATTCCTTTTTCCTCCAAACCTGCCGGGTCCTGGTGGATTGACCCCGTTGCATCTGGCTGCATCCACAGAGGACTCTGAGGGCATGGTTGATGCACTGACCAGCGACCCGCAAGAG ATTGGATTGAACTGCTGGGATTCTGTACGGGACGACAGTGGTCAGTCTCCGTATATGTATGCAACAATGAAGAACAATCATTCTTACAACAGTCTGGTGGCCAGGAAGCTTGCAGACACAAGAAATGGCCAGGTATCAATTTCAGTTGGAAATGAAGATATATCTTTGCATAAATCATGGATAACAGGAGAGGAAGATAGACCTGCTGCCCAACCTTCGCAAGCAGTCTCTTGTGCGCGGTGTGCCATGGCAGGGGCAGGTTGGCTCGGGCGAACTCCCCGCACAAGGGGGCTTCTGGCACGCCCTTATGTCCATTCAATGCTCGCAATTGCTGCAGTCTGTGTTTGTGTCTGCCTCTTCTTCCGAGGTTCACCACAGATTGGCTCCGTTGCTCCCTTCAAATGGGAGAATCTTGACTTCGGCCCAAGATAG